DNA from Kineosporiaceae bacterium:
ACCGAGGACGTCGACTTCCTCGCCATGGTGGGTCGGCCGGTACCGCTCAGCCCTGACCCGGGGCTGCGCGATGCGGCCGGACGGTTCGCCTGGCCCGTGCTCGACCTGGCCGACCCGCCGCAGGCTGGCCTGGCCGAGGTGGTGCGCACGGCCGCGGCGCTCGGCGGCATGAACCTGGGTGCACTGGGGGGCCTGGCCTGGGGCGCGGTCACCGGTGATCGCCGCCGGGGCGTGAACGCCGCGGTGGCGATGGCCTGCGACACCGCGCTGCGCGTGGCCGGGGTGCGGCTGGCGGTGCGGGGCGCCGAGTACCTGGACCTCGATCGGGGCGGAGCCCGCCCTGCGATCGTGGTGGCCAACCATCAGAGCGCCATCGACCCGGTGGTGGTCGCCTCGCTGTTGCGCGGTGACTTCACCGTGGTCGCCAAGAAGGAGGCCCGCTGGGATCCCCGGGCGGTGCTCGGGTCGGTCCTGCTGGATCCGGCCTTCATCGATCGCAGCAGCTCGGAGTCGGCCCGCGCGACCCTGGCCCAGGTCGCCGACCGAGTGCGCGCCGGCACCTCGTTGCTGATCTTCCCCGAGGGCACCCGCTCGCCCACCCAGACCCTGTTGCCCTTCAAGAAAGGCGCCTTCCACCTGGCCGCTCAGGCCGGGGTCCCCGTGCTGCCGGTGGTGTTGCGCAACACCGGTGAGGTGTTGCCCCGGCACGGGCACGCGATCCGCGCCGGCGTCGTCCAGGTGCAGGTGCTGCCCCCGGTGACCGGCTGGGCCGAGGCCGCCCGCACCAAACAGGGCCTGGACGCCGCGATCGCCGACCTGCACGCCGCGTACCGACGCACCCTGGCCGACTGGGATCACCCGGGACCGTCATCTGTTCGAGGAGGGCACGATGCGTGAGTCGGGTGTTCCGCCGGAGCCGGACGAGCCGGACGCCGACGCGCGCAACCGCGCCGCGTGGGCGGCGGCCGCGCAGTGGGGCCGCGGCGAGACCATGAACGAGCTCGAGGCGACCATGTGGCGCGCCGAGCGGCACCCGCAGCAGTCCTCGACCATCTGCAGTCTGATGATCCTCGACCGGGCACCGGACTGGGAGAGGTTGGTCGCGGCCCACGACTGGGCCACGTCGCTGGTGCCGCGCACCCGGCAACGGGTGGTCGAGCCGCTGCTGCCGACCGGTCCGCCGGCCTGGGTGGTCGACCGGCACTTCAGCCTCGGCTATCACGTGCGACGCGAACAGCTCGGCCGGCGCAACGGGCTCGACGACCTGCACGAGCTGGTCTCGGTGCTGGCCATCACGCCGTTCGACCGCACCCGGCCGCTGTGGGAGGCCACCCTGATCGAGGGCCTGGCGCCCGAACCGGGCACCCGGACGGCGCGGGCGGCCTACTTCCTCAAGCTGCACCACTCGCTCACCGACGGGGTCGGTGCCGTGCAGTTGCTGACGGCCCTGCACAGCCGTACCCGCCGCCACACCAGCGACAAACCTGTTGCTGCGCAAGCCCTTTCGGACGGTGAGGCTCCCGATCGGCTCTCGGTGACCGTGCACGGAGTGATGCAGACCGCGCAGGCCGCGCCGGGCCTGGTGCTCAACCTGGTGCAGGCCGGACGGCGGGTGGTCACCGACCCGACCGGCGCCGCCTCGGCCGGGTTGCGATTCGCTGCCTCGCTGCGCCGCGTGCTCTCACCGCCGGCGGCCGCGTCGTCCCCGTTGTTCGCCGGCCGGGACGGGCGGCGTTGGGTGTTGCGCACGCTCGAGTGCCCGTTGGCGAGTCTGCGGGCCGCCGGCCACGCAGCCGGGGGATCGGTCAACGACGCCTATCTCGCGGTGTTGCTCGGTGGCCTGCGCCGCTATCACGAACGGCACGGGGTGGCGATCGAGGAGCTGCCGATCACCGTGCCGGTGTCGTTGCGCCGGGCCGATGACCCGATGGGCGGCAACAGGTTTGCCGGGGCGATGCTGTCCGGGCCGATCGGTATCGCCGACCCGGCCGACCGGATCGCCGCGATCCGCGGTGCGGTGCTCTCCCAGCTGAACGAACCCGCTCTCGACTCGTTCTCGGTGCTCACCCCGCTGGCCAATCGGTTGCCGTCGGCCGTGGGCGCCGCGGTGATCTCCCTCGGGGCGCGGGCCGACCTCGCGGCGTCCAACGTGCCGGGGGCAAGTGAACCGGTGTTCCTGGCCGGGGCGCGCGTGGTGCGGGTGTATCCCTTCGGGCCGTTGCCCGGGGTGGCGCTGATGGCCGCGATGCTCTCGCACGTGGGCACCTGCTGCATCGGACTGACCATCGATGCCGCCGCGGTGCCGGACGACGACGTGCTGATGGAGTGCCTGGCCGAAGGGCTGGCCGAGGTGCTGGCGTTGTAGCTGGGTCAGGGTTGGACGATCGGTGGGACTCCAACGCCCGGACGCCGGGGGTGGCGGTACCCACCCCCGACGTCCGGACGCCGCCGACTGAGTCGCTGTCAGTGCGTGGGCCGCAGGTAGTGCTCGACGGCGTGGCTGCCGATGTGGGTGCCGTGGTGGAGTCCGGCCTGGACGGCGGTGCGGAAGTGGAAGCCGATCAGGATGCGGGAGAGGCCGTTCTCCTCGGCCGCCTGGGACAACCGGCTGTAGTGCCGGACGACCGGGGTGGCGTCGGTGCAGCTGTCGGCGGCGGGCAGGGTGCGACTACACGTGCTGAAGCTGACCCGGTCGGTGCCGAAGAAGCCCCGCAGCACGGCCGCCGCGACTCCGCCCTGGACCGCGTGCCCCGAGTCGTAGTCGGGGATCGGCGGGGTGGGCCGCAGCGGCGTCCAGCCGGGGTCGGGGCTGGTGGCATCGTTGCCGTCGGTGCCCGCGGCGCGGATGGCCGTGACCGGACGCCAGAACGCGTCGTGGTATTTGGTGTCGAAGGTCGCCACATAGCCGTCGGCCATGCCCATGTTCAGCAGGCCGAACAGCCTGGCCGCGGCCCAGGCATCGAGGTGCTTGTCGACGGCGATGCCGCGCGTGAGCCGGTTCCAGGCCAGCGGGGAGGACTCCAACCAGAACAGCGCGGTCTGGGTCTGCTGCGCGGTCCGAGCGCTGGGGGTGGTGACTCCGTCGCCGCCGAGGCGCTTGACCTCTCGGAAGTCCCGCGTGTAGCGGGCGGAGGTCAGCGCCGGGGGAGGGCCGGGGCGGAACT
Protein-coding regions in this window:
- a CDS encoding DUF1298 domain-containing protein → MRESGVPPEPDEPDADARNRAAWAAAAQWGRGETMNELEATMWRAERHPQQSSTICSLMILDRAPDWERLVAAHDWATSLVPRTRQRVVEPLLPTGPPAWVVDRHFSLGYHVRREQLGRRNGLDDLHELVSVLAITPFDRTRPLWEATLIEGLAPEPGTRTARAAYFLKLHHSLTDGVGAVQLLTALHSRTRRHTSDKPVAAQALSDGEAPDRLSVTVHGVMQTAQAAPGLVLNLVQAGRRVVTDPTGAASAGLRFAASLRRVLSPPAAASSPLFAGRDGRRWVLRTLECPLASLRAAGHAAGGSVNDAYLAVLLGGLRRYHERHGVAIEELPITVPVSLRRADDPMGGNRFAGAMLSGPIGIADPADRIAAIRGAVLSQLNEPALDSFSVLTPLANRLPSAVGAAVISLGARADLAASNVPGASEPVFLAGARVVRVYPFGPLPGVALMAAMLSHVGTCCIGLTIDAAAVPDDDVLMECLAEGLAEVLAL
- a CDS encoding vanadium-dependent haloperoxidase; this translates as MTLRVTKRPTTQLSVVVTTVGVAIAALSVAGSPATAASSPSSTSTGNAVIAWNARAGDAALAACISPADDPLHESRMYAMMHLAVHDALNAIDRRSQPYAYHERAHGKTSPDAAVAAAARDVLVATVGQLPAPFPTSCRDAGTASVLAGYATALGAVPDGPAKARGVALGRAVAAKILALRAGDGSDTPLIDAGYPQGTMPGKYRFTPGSTFAFAPGWGTVKPFTLRTADQFRPGPPPALTSARYTRDFREVKRLGGDGVTTPSARTAQQTQTALFWLESSPLAWNRLTRGIAVDKHLDAWAAARLFGLLNMGMADGYVATFDTKYHDAFWRPVTAIRAAGTDGNDATSPDPGWTPLRPTPPIPDYDSGHAVQGGVAAAVLRGFFGTDRVSFSTCSRTLPAADSCTDATPVVRHYSRLSQAAEENGLSRILIGFHFRTAVQAGLHHGTHIGSHAVEHYLRPTH
- a CDS encoding HAD-IB family hydrolase, with amino-acid sequence MTVQLTEHLAAIAAGPAGPQVGAFFDLDGTLVAGFTATTFFTDQVRRGEVGVRTAMRTVAAAVDGTYLGGDPLKSGESAFGVLRGRTEDTFADLGERLFQDAIARTLRPQARELVRAHQRQGHTVVISSAATAYQIGPVARDLGIEHLICTRLELRDGVFTGRTDGPMRWGPGKARGVRSFAQAHGVNLRVSFGYGNGTEDVDFLAMVGRPVPLSPDPGLRDAAGRFAWPVLDLADPPQAGLAEVVRTAAALGGMNLGALGGLAWGAVTGDRRRGVNAAVAMACDTALRVAGVRLAVRGAEYLDLDRGGARPAIVVANHQSAIDPVVVASLLRGDFTVVAKKEARWDPRAVLGSVLLDPAFIDRSSSESARATLAQVADRVRAGTSLLIFPEGTRSPTQTLLPFKKGAFHLAAQAGVPVLPVVLRNTGEVLPRHGHAIRAGVVQVQVLPPVTGWAEAARTKQGLDAAIADLHAAYRRTLADWDHPGPSSVRGGHDA